One stretch of Cyclopterus lumpus isolate fCycLum1 chromosome 10, fCycLum1.pri, whole genome shotgun sequence DNA includes these proteins:
- the vimr2 gene encoding vimentin, translating to MAVLRVSSYRKLFKDNSWSRNGGLSMRCAGQYRASARGAAVDKCDCDCDTLDFVAAKALNKEGRNRFVQDRNIIAALNDRLVGLIELARCFEEENESLDCQIVELENELNSRQASSSITSAVAEPDYSLDAVVERLRRERDEILCDTEDLWKELERLMKEYEKAAQQRIPLQHGRRDVAEDVDAVTAECLALREQVTIYEEQLANMEDQHTKAVERLLDPAEGTTGAMAATAFSSPDITAALNVKEYYCQLAESLQCDCGAASSAVSRRGDGKQLEEEGAGGSTVRDVSKIKDISEMKMLISELQKELAELELYNEKLEDEVEMKTHAHMDEVAELECTTDEMRHQEADFKVQMKEQCEDYKELLSEKMARDIEIAAYRSLVEEEEERLCDL from the exons ATGGCCGTGCTCAGAGTGTCTTCATACCGCAAGCTGTTCAAGGACAATAGCTGGAGTCGAAATGGAGGGTTGAGTATGCGGTGTGCAGGGCAGTACCGGGCCTCTGCCAG GGGTGCGGCCGTTGACAagtgtgactgtgactgtgacaCGTTAGACTTTGTAGCTGCAAAGGCACTCAACAAGGAGGGTCGGAATCGGTTTGTCCAGGACCGCAACATCATAGCTGCACTTAATGACCGACTGGTCGGGCTTATTGAACTG GCCCGTTGTTTTGAGGAGGAGAATGAGTCTCTTGACTGTCAGATTGTTGAACTTGAGAACGAGCTGAACAGTCGACAGGCCTCCTCCAGCATCACCTCCGCTGTGGCCGAGCCCGACTACAGTCTGGATGCAGTGGTGGAAAGACTGCGCAGGGAGAGG GATGAGATTCTGTGCGACACCGAAGACCTGTGGAAGGAGCTTGAACGTCTGATGAAAGAATACGAGAAGGCAGCACAGCAGAGGATCCCCCTCCAGCATGGACGACGAGATGTTGCTGAG GATGTCGATGCTGTGACAGCAGAGTGTTTGGCGCTGAGGGAGCAAGTGACTATCTACGAGGAGCAGCTGGCCAACATGGAGGACCAGCACACGAag GCCGTGGAGCGTCTGCTGGATCCAGCTGAAGGGACGACGGGAGCGATGGCAGCGACTGCATTTAGCAGCCCTGACATCACAGCGGCCCTGAACGTGAAGGAGTACTACTGCCAGCTGGCTGAGAGCCTCCAG TGCGATTGTGGTGCAGCCTCATCTGCTGTGAGTCGCCGTGGTGATGGAAAACAACTGGAAGAGGAAGGAGCTGGAGGGTCAACAGTCAGAGATGTGTCAAAGATAAAGGACATCAGTGAGATGAAGATGCTG ATTTCAGAGCTACAAAAGGAGCTGGCTGAGCTTGAGCTGTATAACGAGAAGCTAGAGGACGAGGTTGAGATGAAGACGCATGCACACATGGACGAGGTTGCTGAGTTGGAG TGTACTACAGATGAAATGCGGCACCAAGAGGCCGACTTCAAAGTGCAGATGAAGGAGCAGTGTGAAGACTACAAGGAGCTGCTCAGTGAGAAGATGGCCAGAGACATTGAAATTGCTGCCTACAG GAGTCTggttgaggaagaggaggagaggctgtgCGACCTGTGA